In Carya illinoinensis cultivar Pawnee chromosome 7, C.illinoinensisPawnee_v1, whole genome shotgun sequence, the following are encoded in one genomic region:
- the LOC122316024 gene encoding putative F-box protein At1g65770 has translation MLSGVLCDLRCDLVRNHSASQFQKKMTERIVDWSDLPKELLPCIGKSLESSAEVLRFRSVCASWRSSIPSFREISPSLPLPFPNPISPRGEAYVSLTTFYRLELAHQNPNPSEGWLIRVEESEPGKIRFLNPLSGRHIRVLPESFPKLINLLDFRVLEVSKAYKVGKSLSGSSFTTVNKVVLFPNSAWTRAEDCVVFIIYLDGNLGYAKYGDKRWTLVDKQYSHYDDIIVYKGQFYVIDRLGTVSWIDSSLKLIQFSPPLCGLGSQKYLVESCGELYVLDRYFDGERSQRRYRDENIFADLPSSHVCPRTIDFKVYKLDQEWGTWVLVKNLSDTMFILSNDCSFSVSAREFPACKGNCIYFTDENGFFVFNLGDGSFSKIQCFPHFSHIFRPPPSWLSPNLTSSKC, from the coding sequence ATGCTCAGTGGCGTGTTGTGTGACCTCCGTTGTGACTTGGTGCGAAATCATTCTGCAAGtcaattccaaaaaaaaatgacGGAGAGAATCGTCGATTGGTCCGATCTTCCAAAGGAACTCCTCCCATGCATCGGCAAAAGCCTCGAATCTAGCGCCGAAGTTCTCCGGTTTCGCAGCGTCTGTGCTTCATGGCGATCCTCTATTCCTTCCTTCCGCGAGATCTCTCCTTCTCTGCCTCTCCCTTTTCCCAACCCAATCAGCCCTAGAGGCGAGGCCTATGTCTCGTTAACTACCTTCTATCGTCTTGAGCTGGCACACCAGAATCCAAATCCTTCTGAAGGCTGGTTGATCAGGGTCGAGGAGTCTGAACCTGGTAAAATACGATTTCTGAACCCCCTTTCAGGCCGCCATATCAGGGTTCTCCCCGAGTCTTTTCCCAAGTTGATAAATCTATTGGATTTTCGGGTCTTGGAGGTAAGCAAAGCATATAAAGTAGGAAAATCTCTTAGTGGGAGTTCTTTTACTACTGTGAACAAAGTGGTGCTTTTCCCCAACTCTGCGTGGACTCGTGCTGAGGACTGTGTGGTATTCATTATATATCTAGATGGAAATTTGGGTTACGCTAAATATGGAGATAAGAGATGGACCCTTGTAGATAAGCAATATTCTCATTATGATGACATTATTGTATACAAGGGGCAGTTCTATGTTATTGACAGATTGGGAACAGTTTCCTGGATTGATTCATCGTTGAAGTTGATACAGTTTTCGCCCCCGTTGTGTGGCTTGGGTAGCCAGAAGTATTTGGTGGAGTCGTGCGGAGAACTCTATGTTCTTGATAGATACTTTGATGGAGAGCGGAGTCAAAGAAGATACCGTGATGAGAACATTTTTGCTGATCTCCCTAGCTCCCATGTCTGCCCTAGGACAATTGATTTCAAAGTCTATAAGCTGGACCAAGAGTGGGGTACTTGGGTTTTAGTGAAGAACTTGAGCGATACGATGTTCATCTTGAGTAACGACTGTTCCTTCTCTGTTTCAGCTCGAGAATTCCCTGCTTGTAAAGGAAATTGCATTTACTTCACTGATGAAAATGGCTTTTTTGTCTTCAACTTGGGGGATGGTAGCTTTAGCAAGATCCAATGTTTCCCACACTTTTCTCATATATTTCGGCCACCGCCATCTTGGCTCAGCccaaatctgacttcctccaaatGCTGA
- the LOC122316026 gene encoding UPF0548 protein At2g17695 isoform X2: protein MVFLCWDRPSPQEQKACINKSGAFNYDSKFRGATAKPLSYLQEDKELSKDGFLLNHARVLVGSGLETYEKGKSALQTWRHFGLDWAFVDPKTPIQSGVKFCVCLKEFLPWVMMPLEVVYVHETRKASKALASFGFGSGTLQGHLLAGEERFSIELDQNNQVWYEILSLSKPAHFLSFIGYPYVKLRQKYFAHQSTNAVVKHSTASQQ from the exons ATGGTTTTCCTATGCTGGGATCGGCCCTCTCCTCAAGAACAGAAGGCCTGCATCAACAA GTCAGGTGCTTTCAACTACGACTCTAAATTCAGAGGAGCTACTGCTAAGCCCCTGTCTTATCTCCAAGAAGACAAGGAGCTCTCAAAAGACGGTTTCTTACTAAACCATGCGCGTGTATTAGTTGGTTCTGGTCTAGAGACTTATGAAAAGGGTAAAAGCGCTCTTCAGACTTGGAG GCATTTTGGACTTGATTGGGCATTTGTTGATCCCAAGACTCCCATTCAGAGTGGAGTCAAATTCTGTGTTTGCCTCAAGGAGTTTCTCCCATGGGTCATGATGCCTCTTGAGGTTGTGTATGTACATGAAACTAGAAAAGCTAGCAAGGCCTTGGCTTCTTTTGGATTTGGTAGCGGTACCCTTCAAGGCCACCTTCTG GCTGGGGAAGAACGTTTCTCAATTGAGTTGGATCAGAACAACCAAGTGTGGTATGAAATACTTTCCTTATCGAAACCTGCCcactttttatcatttattggGTATCCCTATGTAAAACTAAGGCAAAAGTACTTTGCTCATCAATCTACCAATGCAGTTGTTAAACATTCGACTGCTTCACAGCAGTAA
- the LOC122316026 gene encoding UPF0548 protein At2g17695 isoform X1 — MLGSALSSRTEGLHQQLIITRSGAFNYDSKFRGATAKPLSYLQEDKELSKDGFLLNHARVLVGSGLETYEKGKSALQTWRHFGLDWAFVDPKTPIQSGVKFCVCLKEFLPWVMMPLEVVYVHETRKASKALASFGFGSGTLQGHLLAGEERFSIELDQNNQVWYEILSLSKPAHFLSFIGYPYVKLRQKYFAHQSTNAVVKHSTASQQ, encoded by the exons ATGCTGGGATCGGCCCTCTCCTCAAGAACAGAAGGCCTGCATCAACAA CTTATTATCACCAGGTCAGGTGCTTTCAACTACGACTCTAAATTCAGAGGAGCTACTGCTAAGCCCCTGTCTTATCTCCAAGAAGACAAGGAGCTCTCAAAAGACGGTTTCTTACTAAACCATGCGCGTGTATTAGTTGGTTCTGGTCTAGAGACTTATGAAAAGGGTAAAAGCGCTCTTCAGACTTGGAG GCATTTTGGACTTGATTGGGCATTTGTTGATCCCAAGACTCCCATTCAGAGTGGAGTCAAATTCTGTGTTTGCCTCAAGGAGTTTCTCCCATGGGTCATGATGCCTCTTGAGGTTGTGTATGTACATGAAACTAGAAAAGCTAGCAAGGCCTTGGCTTCTTTTGGATTTGGTAGCGGTACCCTTCAAGGCCACCTTCTG GCTGGGGAAGAACGTTTCTCAATTGAGTTGGATCAGAACAACCAAGTGTGGTATGAAATACTTTCCTTATCGAAACCTGCCcactttttatcatttattggGTATCCCTATGTAAAACTAAGGCAAAAGTACTTTGCTCATCAATCTACCAATGCAGTTGTTAAACATTCGACTGCTTCACAGCAGTAA